Within Populus trichocarpa isolate Nisqually-1 chromosome 6, P.trichocarpa_v4.1, whole genome shotgun sequence, the genomic segment AAAGACATCCTTCTTTCCAGAAGCTAATCCCAAATCTGTCCCCTTCCCATGTTTCCTCCCTCTTTAACAACCACCCTGATCTCAACCCCAATATTGCCCTCCAATTCTTCAACTCCTTACCCCTTATAAAACCCGGCTTTAAACACACTGTCAAATCccactcttttcttttaaaaattttgattccCAATAATTTATTTGGTGTTGGTGAGAAAATCCGCATTTCCATGATTAAAGCTTGCGTTTCTGTCGATGATATTCGTTTTCTGTTAGATTTTTTGAGGCAAATGAATAGAGATGACAACGATATTAAGTTTAAGTTGAGTGTTAGAAGCTATAATGAGTTGTTAATGATGTTGGCGAGGTTTTTGATGATTGATGAAATGAAGAGGGTTTATACTGAAATGTTGAATGATATGATCGTGCCCAATATTTATACATTGAATACGATGGTTAATGCGTATTCCAAGATGGGTAATATAGTAGAGGCTAATTTGTATGTGAGTAAGATTTTCCAGGCGGGTCTGAGCCCAGATAGTTTTACTTATACTTCGTTGATACTGGGGTATTGTAGGAATAATGATGTAAACAGTGCATATAAGGTTTTTAATATGATGCCCAATAAGGGCTGCCGAAGAAATGAGGTTTCATATACCACTATTATTCATGGCCTTTGCGAGGCTGGAAGGATTGATGAGGGTATTAGTTTGTTTAAGAAGATGAGGGAGGATGATTGCTATCCCACTGTACGTACGTATACAGTGATTATTCATGCATTATTTGGAAATGATAGGAATTTGGAAGGGATGGATTTGTTTAATGAAATGAGGGAGAGAAGTTGTGAGCCTAATGTTCATACTTATACTGTGATGGTTGATGCTAtgtgtaaagaaagaaagcttgATGAGAGCAGAAGAATTCTAAATGAGATGATGGAGAAAGGGTTGGTTCCTAGTGTGGTTACCTATAATGCATTGATTAGAGGGTACTGCGAGGAGGGGAGGATAGAGGCTGCACTGGAAATCTTGGGTTTGATGGAATCAAATAATTGTAGGCCAAATGAACGTACATACAATGAGCTGATATGTGGGTTTAGTAAAAGGAAACATGTCCACAAGGCAATGACGTTACTCAGTAAGATGCTTGAGAGTAAGCTAACACCGAGCCTGGTTACATATAATTCATTAATTCATGTGCAGTGTAAAGCAGGTCATTTTGATAGTGCTTATAAATTGCTAGATTTGTTAAAGGAAAACGGTTTGGTTCCTGACCAGTGGACTTATAGTGTTTTTATAGACACCCTTTGTAAATCAAAAAGGATGGAAGAAGcttgtgatttgttcaattcACTCAAGGAGAAAGGCATAAAGGCAAATGAGGTCATGTACACTGCATTGATTGATGGACATTGCAAAGCTGGGAAAATAGATGAAGCCATTTCTTTGCTAGAGAGAATGCACAGTGAGGACTGCTTGCCAAACTCATCCACCTATAATTCCCTGATATATGGGGTTTGCAAAGAGGGAAAAGTCCAAGAAGGACTGTCAATGGTTGAAAATATGTCAAAGATGGGAGTGAAACCCACAGTTGCTACTTATACCATTCTGATCGAagaaatgttgagagaaggtgATTTTGATCATGCTAATAGGGTTTTCAACCAAATGGTTTCCTTTGGACATAAGCCTGATGTATATACTTACACTGCATTTATTCATACATACTGTACCTCAGGGAACGTAAAAGAGGCAGAGGGCATGATGGCCAGGATGATTGAAGCAGGAGTTATGCCTGACTCATTGACTTATACATTGTTAATCAGCGCATATGAACGTTTGGGATTGGCATATGATGCATTCAATGTTCTCAAGCGCATGTTGGATGCTGGTTGCGATCCGTCCCACCGTAcgtattcttttttaatcagGCATCTGTCGAAGAAAAAACTGATGAAAGAAAACAGCCATTTGGAACAACTTGATCTGGTACAAAGCGTCACCTTTTTTAATGCTGCTGATGTGTGGAAGATAATGCAATTGGAAACGGCTCTAGAGCTTTTTGAGAAAATGATGGAGCATGGTTGTACTCCTGGTGTCAATACTTATGCTAAGCTCATCATAGGAGTTTGCAAAGTGGGGCGCTGGGGAGTGGCCAACAGTTTATTCAACCATATGATTGAAAGAGGATTGGTTCCTAATGAAGATATTTATAATGCACTTCTCAGTTGTTGTTGTGAACTGAGAATGCTTTCATCTGCTGCGAGACTAGTGGAGGCCATGATGGAACATGGTCATTTACCACTTTTAGAGTCTTGCAAGCTGCTTCTATGCGGCCTATATGATGAAGGGGAAAATGAGAAGGCGAAAGCAGTTTTTGTTCATTTGCTTCTCTGTGGGTATAATTATGATGAAGTAGCTTGGAAGATTCTCATTGATGGCCTGCTCAAGAGTGGTCTTGCTGATAGATGTTCTGAACTACTGTCTGTCATGGAAAAAAGGGGTTGTCAAATTGATCCCCTAACATATACGAAGCTAATTGAGGGACTTGATGGGAGTCATGGGACATAAATTTCTGAAATTGCTTCTTGTCTAATAGTTCTTCTCTGGGAAGAAGTCCTTTTCCATTTTGAACATAGAGAATAATGCAAATAGATGCACACCAGATTCGTTTGCCATGCAATCCCCAAATAGTGGACTGTGGGTTTAAGGCTTGAATTGACGAATCTGCAGCAGCCTGTCAATGAAGGAACTGTTGTTTCATGAGAAACACTAACTATTAGATGCAGCAGCTGCACTATGTAAAGAGAGCAAATCTTAGTGACAATAACGAGGCAAGTAACTACTAATCTTCTCTGGTTCTATCTTGACATTTCTTTATGCGGTAATCTTTATTTTGCTGTATTCCAGTTATTTTGTTGTAAATAATTAttctcaagctttttttttaggaaaagcAGTTACTTTATTACAAGGTTAACAGGTGCACCATGGCAGTGGTTCATATTTTGCTCAATCTATTCTTAGATTTCTTCTGACCTTTCTGATGCTTCTGTTAGGTTTCACACTCAAAGCAAATTGGGGAAAGAAACATCCACAAGTTGTCGTGTGCACCTGTATGCTCGTATCAGATCTCTCATACATATACAAAACCTTCATCACAGGTCAAGCTTGTTCAATTAGCATATTGTATATCCCTCTCTTCAATTGCATGTATATTAAGGAATTCGTATGGGTTGAAACAGCATCCATGCTTCTTGCCTGTTCcctttaaaatgagaaaaagaaatcaaaaccaaagttttaactttcttttttactttcacATCGTACCTCTGTTTAGGCaatgataatttttctttatttgttcagGAAAAATTCCTTCCAAGGACGGATAGAACAAGAGTTGATTGTCTCTTCCCATTGGCCTCATGTTAAATAAAAAGGGCCGAGCATTTAAGCCTTAAATGTTGCTGCCCTGAATGTCTCAAGAAATAACACCCAGCCCAGAAACTGGTTCCTGGAGCATAGGTAAGTTTAGAAGTTCAGCGATGGATTTTATTATTGTCAAATTcgtgtactttttttttcattttgaaatacTTGATAACTTTTTGCCATGCATGTAGCTTTTTGGCAGCAAGAACTACATTTTATCACAAAGAAATGTAAAATAGGCGGGGAAATACTGTAGCTAAGAATACCATGTATTggcacaatgtttttttttttgggtcctTGAAGCATTTTTTATACTGatcattgattttgttttaaattttatatttcaactaTTGACTACAatccatattaataatttgttttgatttgcttgtaACAAGGATTTTGTGGTTTCAAAAAAGGCTCCCGACTTTAAGTTCACgctttatttaagaaaataacatttaattttattgcttATAAAATATTGAACCTGCGaggattaaattcaattttaggatcaattttattgcaaaaatgatgacttttattcttttttttaatgaggcatgtttaaataatttggcctccaatgtttttttgtttttcatttttgatctTTGTTTATTGAGGTTTTATTATTTCGGTCTTACACTTCATTTCTTgggttttgtgaggaaagagaTGCTAGAAAATGGAAAGAGAAAGTTATTGGTTGGATATATTCCAGGAACAAAAAGCTGAAATTGATGTCAATATATTTCTTTTGATGAGAGAATTGCAATTGATAtgtatttttagcttttatatcattgaaaaaaatagatcgagattgataaagattttatttggtATGATTGTGTTTTGAACTTATTTAGaggtttttttagttgagaaattaatttattgaga encodes:
- the LOC18100160 gene encoding pentatricopeptide repeat-containing protein At5g65560, with the translated sequence MSSVMRKSSFVIPSSSSGESSSPIFHHLKKPISSSSSPSSSIASLPVEPDPPDDLSSHHLLSILSHPKWQRHPSFQKLIPNLSPSHVSSLFNNHPDLNPNIALQFFNSLPLIKPGFKHTVKSHSFLLKILIPNNLFGVGEKIRISMIKACVSVDDIRFLLDFLRQMNRDDNDIKFKLSVRSYNELLMMLARFLMIDEMKRVYTEMLNDMIVPNIYTLNTMVNAYSKMGNIVEANLYVSKIFQAGLSPDSFTYTSLILGYCRNNDVNSAYKVFNMMPNKGCRRNEVSYTTIIHGLCEAGRIDEGISLFKKMREDDCYPTVRTYTVIIHALFGNDRNLEGMDLFNEMRERSCEPNVHTYTVMVDAMCKERKLDESRRILNEMMEKGLVPSVVTYNALIRGYCEEGRIEAALEILGLMESNNCRPNERTYNELICGFSKRKHVHKAMTLLSKMLESKLTPSLVTYNSLIHVQCKAGHFDSAYKLLDLLKENGLVPDQWTYSVFIDTLCKSKRMEEACDLFNSLKEKGIKANEVMYTALIDGHCKAGKIDEAISLLERMHSEDCLPNSSTYNSLIYGVCKEGKVQEGLSMVENMSKMGVKPTVATYTILIEEMLREGDFDHANRVFNQMVSFGHKPDVYTYTAFIHTYCTSGNVKEAEGMMARMIEAGVMPDSLTYTLLISAYERLGLAYDAFNVLKRMLDAGCDPSHRTYSFLIRHLSKKKLMKENSHLEQLDLVQSVTFFNAADVWKIMQLETALELFEKMMEHGCTPGVNTYAKLIIGVCKVGRWGVANSLFNHMIERGLVPNEDIYNALLSCCCELRMLSSAARLVEAMMEHGHLPLLESCKLLLCGLYDEGENEKAKAVFVHLLLCGYNYDEVAWKILIDGLLKSGLADRCSELLSVMEKRGCQIDPLTYTKLIEGLDGSHGT